The following proteins are encoded in a genomic region of Cryptomeria japonica chromosome 11, Sugi_1.0, whole genome shotgun sequence:
- the LOC131034634 gene encoding endo-1,4-beta-xylanase 5, whose protein sequence is MATLALTAFFLLFIWNMAATSDGAYDYDTSSYTQCEIYPAAPLYNGGILINPSFEDGTHGWTELIGNSKLHIETQNNGNKYIVASNRQMTYHSPSQKLQNLSQDAKYTLSAWVQIRGAVNSALVKASVSMDGKTYISAGNIMAKNGCWSFLKGGFVPDWSPTHSKLYFESSNKHVDILVDSVSLQPFTDEQWRLQQEERIRTKRMGIVIVHVTDVHGNTLEKANVAVKQKSRRFPLGSAIAQTILGNEPYQRWFKKRFNTAVFENELKWYFTEPQQGNLDYKFADKMLAWCNANGINVRGHNIFWEDPKYIPSWVTKLNNEELQKAVNYRIKSVVGRYAGKFINWDVSNEMLHFSFYEDRLGPNASYTFYLAAQRLDPRTPMFMNDYNIIETSQDPNSTVDEYIEMLRKIKHSGRVMEGIGLESHFSKPNLPYMRAVLDKLGTLGLPIWLTEVDVNSNFDHQTQATYLEEILREGFAHPAVEGIVMWTALHPYGCYRMCLTDYNMRNLPAGETVDRLLFQDWMTSVRGETDKNGSINFQGFFGDYDLSVSLNGKTATQAMSVYQGDGIQHLYIQI, encoded by the exons ATGGCAACCCTTGCATTGACAGCCTTTTTTCTGCTATTCATTTGGAACATGGCGGCCACTTCAGATG GGGCCTATGACTATGATACCTCTAGCTATACACAG TGTGAAATATACCCAGCAGCACCTCTGTACAATGGAGGCATACTTATTAATCCCAGTTTTGAAGATGGAACCCACGGCTGGACTGAGTTAATTGGGAATTCAAAGTTGCATATAGAGACTCAAAATAATGGCAACAAGTATATTGTGGCATCTAATCGCCAAATGACCTATCATTCCCCATCACAGAAACTGCAAAATCTTAGCCAAGATGCAAAGTACACCCTTTCAG CGTGGGTGCAGATCAGGGGAGCTGTAAACTCTGCTTTGGTGAAAGCAAGTGTGTCCATGGATGGTAAAACTTACATTAGTGCTGGAAATATAATGGCTAAAAATGGATGCTGGTCTTTCCTAAAGGGTGGTTTCGTTCCAGACTGGTCTCCCACTCATTCTAAGCTCTACTTTGAG AGCAGCAATAAGCATGTTGATATCTTAGTTGATAGCGTCTCCCTCCAACCGTTTACAGATGAGCAATGGCGTCTACAGCAAGAAGAAAGAATTAGAACA AAAAGAATGGGAATAGTGATTGTTCATGTCACAGACGTTCATGGCAACACGCTGGAAAAAGCCAACGTGGCAGTCAAGCAGAAATCAAGGAGGTTTCCGTTGGGTTCTGCCATAGCTCAGACCATTCTTGGAAACGAACCGTACCAG AGATGGTTTAAGAAGAGATTCAACACTGCTGTATTTGAAAACGAGTTAAAATGGTACTTTACAGAGCCCCAACAGGGGAACCTCGATTACAAGTTTGCAGACAAGATGTTAGCCTGGTGCAATGCAAACGGCATTAATGTTCGAGGGCACAATATTTTCTGGGAGGATCCAAAATATATCCCCTCCTGGGTTACCAAACTGAACAATGAGGAATTGCAGAAAGCAGTAAATTATAGAATAAAATCTGTGGTGGGCAGATATGCAGGAAAGTTTATTAACTGGGACGTTAGCAATGAGATGCTGCATTTCTCATTTTACGAGGATAGACTTGGCCCCAACGCTTCATATACCTTCTATTTGGCAGCCCAGAGGCTCGACCCCCGGACACCCATGTTCATGAATGACTATAATATCATCGAGACCAGTCAGGACCCTAACTCTACTGTAGATGAATACATTGAAATGCTTCGCAAGATTAAACACTCTGGAAGAGTTATGGAAGGAATTGGACTTGAAAGCCATTTCAGCAAACCAAATTTACCATACATGAGAGCCGTTTTGGACAAATTGGGCACTCTTGGCTTACCCATTTGGCTTACAGAAGTTGATGTTAACAGCAATTTCGATCATCAAACACAG GCCACATatctagaggagatattgagagaAGGATTTGCTCATCCTGCAGTGGAAGGAATAGTAATGTGGACTGCTCTTCACCCATATGGGTGCTATAGAATGTGTTTAACAGACTACAACATGAGGAATTTGCCAGCAGGAGAAACGGTTGACAGATTACTATTCCAGGATTGGATGACCAGTGTGCGAGGTGAGACCGATAAAAATGGTTCCATCAACTTTCAAGGATTTTTTGGGGATTATGACTTGTCTGTCTCTCTTAACGGGAAAACTGCTACACAAGCCATGTCTGTATATCAAGGTGACGGAATACAGCATCTCTATATTCAGATTTAG